A part of Streptomyces sp. NBC_00557 genomic DNA contains:
- a CDS encoding thiamine pyrophosphate-binding protein has protein sequence MTTTTPFLPTAGTVRLVDHLAAELARAGVTHLFGVGGANIEDLYDAVHRGGTLRPVVAKHEFSAVTMADGYARTTRRLGVVAATSGGGAMNLVPGLAEAYASRVPVLALVGQPPTGQEGRGAFQDSSGKAGSFDAREVFAPVSRFCARVEDADALPELLPRAVAAARADPRGPAVLLLPKDVQQARIRWPGRVPAPAPTAPAAALDGAALTAVADALRGAGRVLVIAGEGVAAADARAELAGLARRLGAWVAVTPDAKDVFDNRDPRFAGVAGVMGHANVEDCLRRADVCLLAGTRLPLLASAGLDRALDAADVVSLGAEPPFVPGTVLAGDLREALRAVTGRLPPRSPACPAHSGPLPDPASPAVRGRAVPYARAIAAVAAALPEDAHVFVDAGNAGASAVHLLPAPRHGRFVVAVGMGGMGYTFGAGIGAALATGRRTYVLAGDGAFFMHGMEVHTAVEHAAPVTFVIFNNNAHAMCALREEFLQGGVRGDDLFGRTDIAAGVAAAFPSLDVTAAADAAQLREALLRGNAGGGPAFVALDCDPREIPPFLPFRPFAEAAGRTGHPDSKENPDERRVVHVG, from the coding sequence ATGACCACCACGACCCCGTTCTTACCCACGGCAGGCACGGTACGCCTGGTGGACCACCTGGCCGCGGAACTCGCCAGGGCCGGCGTCACCCACCTGTTCGGCGTCGGCGGCGCGAACATCGAGGACCTGTACGACGCCGTCCACCGCGGCGGCACCCTCCGCCCCGTCGTGGCCAAGCACGAGTTCTCCGCCGTCACGATGGCCGACGGTTACGCGCGGACCACCCGGCGCCTGGGCGTCGTCGCCGCCACCTCGGGCGGCGGTGCGATGAACCTGGTACCGGGCCTGGCGGAGGCGTACGCGTCCCGGGTGCCCGTGCTGGCCCTGGTGGGCCAGCCGCCGACCGGCCAGGAGGGACGCGGGGCGTTCCAGGACTCCAGCGGCAAGGCGGGCTCCTTCGACGCCCGCGAGGTCTTCGCCCCGGTCTCCCGGTTCTGCGCCCGGGTCGAGGACGCGGACGCGCTCCCGGAGTTGCTGCCCCGGGCGGTGGCGGCGGCCCGGGCCGATCCGCGCGGACCGGCGGTGCTGCTGCTGCCCAAGGACGTCCAGCAGGCCCGGATCCGGTGGCCCGGCCGCGTCCCGGCGCCGGCGCCGACGGCACCGGCGGCGGCACTCGACGGCGCGGCGCTCACCGCCGTGGCGGACGCCCTTCGCGGGGCCGGCCGCGTCCTCGTGATCGCCGGAGAGGGCGTCGCCGCCGCGGACGCGCGCGCGGAACTGGCCGGACTGGCCCGGCGCCTCGGGGCGTGGGTGGCGGTCACCCCCGACGCCAAGGACGTCTTCGACAACCGTGACCCGCGCTTCGCGGGTGTGGCCGGAGTGATGGGCCATGCCAACGTCGAGGACTGTCTGCGGCGGGCCGATGTGTGCCTGCTGGCGGGCACCCGGCTGCCGCTCCTGGCGAGCGCCGGCCTCGACCGGGCGCTGGACGCCGCCGACGTCGTGTCCCTCGGCGCGGAACCGCCGTTCGTGCCGGGCACCGTGCTGGCCGGGGACCTGCGCGAGGCGCTGCGCGCGGTGACCGGCCGGCTCCCGCCCCGCTCCCCCGCCTGCCCCGCGCACTCCGGTCCGCTGCCGGACCCTGCCTCCCCGGCCGTCCGCGGGCGCGCCGTCCCCTACGCCCGGGCGATCGCCGCGGTGGCGGCGGCACTCCCCGAGGACGCGCACGTCTTCGTGGACGCCGGCAACGCGGGCGCCAGCGCGGTCCATCTCCTCCCGGCACCGCGCCACGGCCGTTTCGTGGTGGCGGTCGGCATGGGCGGCATGGGCTACACCTTCGGCGCCGGCATCGGGGCCGCGCTCGCCACCGGGCGGCGCACCTACGTCCTCGCCGGCGACGGGGCCTTCTTCATGCACGGGATGGAAGTGCACACCGCCGTGGAGCACGCCGCACCCGTGACGTTCGTGATCTTCAACAACAACGCCCACGCCATGTGCGCGCTGCGGGAGGAGTTCCTCCAGGGCGGCGTCCGCGGCGACGACCTGTTCGGCCGGACCGACATCGCCGCCGGGGTGGCCGCCGCCTTCCCGTCCCTCGACGTCACCGCGGCCGCGGACGCGGCCCAGCTGCGCGAGGCGCTGCTGCGCGGCAACGCGGGCGGCGGCCCGGCGTTCGTCGCGCTGGACTGCGACCCGCGGGAGATACCCCCGTTCCTCCCCTTCCGGCCCTTCGCCGAAGCCGCCGGCCGTACCGGACACCCCGACAGCAAGGAGAACCCCGATGAGCGACGAGTCGTCCACGTTGGCTGA
- a CDS encoding SRPBCC family protein produces the protein MSDESSTLADIPGLMRIENTGREELTAHCMELTHAVYPHHQVYGRYCTIHEYVDCPPEQAYDYLRQGHHLEEWTCSLRDFAPSGTPGLWVGRDRLEDDTRIYCRVAAQPEAMTVDYHCAWDQGDTLWMIYLMRVVPARLVLGKPGSVITWTNCRHPYYDANPHPEKAPRPDRPWVGDYWDLFYAGHTVEMNNLKAILEHRHRRGLPVGVAPARAVER, from the coding sequence ATGAGCGACGAGTCGTCCACGTTGGCTGACATCCCCGGCCTGATGCGGATCGAGAACACGGGCAGGGAGGAGCTGACCGCCCACTGCATGGAACTCACCCACGCCGTCTACCCCCACCATCAGGTGTACGGGCGGTACTGCACCATCCACGAGTACGTCGACTGCCCGCCCGAGCAGGCCTACGACTACCTGCGCCAGGGTCATCACCTGGAGGAGTGGACCTGCAGCCTGCGGGACTTCGCGCCGTCCGGCACGCCGGGGCTGTGGGTCGGCCGCGACCGGCTGGAGGACGACACCAGGATCTACTGCAGGGTGGCCGCCCAACCCGAGGCCATGACCGTGGACTACCACTGCGCCTGGGACCAGGGCGACACACTGTGGATGATCTACCTGATGCGCGTCGTGCCGGCCCGCCTGGTGCTCGGCAAGCCGGGATCGGTGATCACCTGGACCAACTGCCGGCACCCCTACTACGACGCCAACCCGCACCCCGAGAAGGCGCCCCGCCCGGACCGGCCCTGGGTGGGCGACTACTGGGACCTGTTCTACGCCGGGCACACCGTGGAGATGAACAACCTCAAGGCCATCCTGGAACACCGTCACCGGCGCGGCCTGCCCGTCGGCGTGGCCCCGGCGCGGGCGGTGGAGCGGTGA
- a CDS encoding 3-oxoacyl-ACP synthase III family protein, whose amino-acid sequence MTGVSLTDVASYLPGDPVPAAFYTDHPGAEDKLRDHPMFKVPPSRHHVAPDETNADMVERAVQPLIDRHGRAEIQAVDVLLVHSQLPDLPFVGAGTEVARRLGLNPEWLVDVANAGCASFVYMLKLARQILTTTSAKRALICNAQSAAGQWFTQSEVRKLAQAAIPGDGCGVGYVTTSAGAPVLDVETRHIGAYAGDMTVAVDDGRKYWEPGESQLRIGFTDASVAKVLARGNRLVPEVVTDLCRRLGVPPAGIDVLITNQPNRTFLRNWREALQLPAERHPNTFDRCGNLFGAAIPVTLDHAVRSGRVKDGDLVVLGGFAHAGDFAGAAAVRWHGGRG is encoded by the coding sequence GTGACCGGGGTCAGTCTCACGGACGTCGCGAGCTACCTCCCCGGCGATCCGGTCCCCGCCGCGTTCTACACCGACCACCCCGGAGCGGAGGACAAGCTCCGCGACCACCCCATGTTCAAGGTCCCGCCGTCACGGCACCACGTGGCACCGGACGAGACCAACGCCGACATGGTCGAACGCGCCGTACAGCCGCTGATCGACCGGCACGGCAGGGCGGAGATCCAAGCGGTGGACGTGCTGCTGGTGCACAGCCAGCTGCCGGACCTGCCGTTCGTGGGCGCCGGGACCGAGGTGGCGCGCCGGCTGGGCCTGAACCCCGAGTGGCTCGTCGACGTGGCCAACGCCGGCTGTGCGTCCTTCGTGTACATGCTGAAGCTGGCCCGGCAGATCCTCACCACCACCTCCGCGAAGCGCGCGCTGATCTGCAACGCGCAGAGCGCCGCGGGCCAGTGGTTCACCCAGTCCGAGGTGCGCAAGCTGGCCCAGGCCGCCATCCCGGGCGACGGCTGCGGCGTGGGATACGTGACGACGTCGGCCGGCGCCCCGGTGCTCGACGTGGAGACCCGGCACATCGGCGCGTACGCCGGGGACATGACGGTGGCGGTCGACGACGGCCGCAAGTACTGGGAGCCGGGCGAGTCCCAGCTGCGCATCGGGTTCACCGACGCGAGCGTGGCCAAGGTCCTGGCACGCGGCAACCGCCTGGTCCCCGAGGTGGTCACGGACCTGTGCCGGCGGCTCGGCGTGCCGCCCGCCGGCATCGACGTCCTCATCACCAACCAGCCCAACCGCACCTTCCTGCGGAACTGGCGGGAGGCGCTGCAACTGCCCGCCGAACGGCACCCGAACACCTTCGACCGGTGCGGGAACCTCTTCGGAGCGGCGATCCCGGTCACCCTGGACCACGCGGTCCGCTCGGGCCGGGTGAAGGACGGCGACCTGGTGGTGCTGGGAGGGTTCGCCCACGCGGGCGACTTCGCCGGGGCGGCCGCCGTCCGCTGGCACGGCGGGCGGGGATGA
- a CDS encoding SpoIIE family protein phosphatase: MQKRTSEPGASHDDPFAPHLAALAVLDDGGAVVGWSRRAEELLGHPGTAVIGRPACEVLVDPQDLPGVREAAADCRRAGGWSGMLTVRHRNGRLVELGLRAQALTRDDRVREWLLAGAPAADVLEWQRDSAVLDGLYRRCPIGLVVHGPDLRILRVNRAIERFTGVPAAEFRGLPTGHMLLPDDARRAVDRVRHVIDTGKPLIYSEQFARLERDPARERVAMVSSFRMEDPSGRILGVAEMIEDITERHRAQRRLALLDQAGSRIGTTLDVAETARELAEVMVPHLADHASVDLLQPVTRGEEPARALAGPVVRVGTCGVGAQQAGPPHPQGEPVEFGSGTPQATCLAEGRPVLEPVLPPDWFSSEGHEGAHAPDLGVHSLIVVPLAARGLVLGVMTLWRSRRPDPFEPDDLTLAQELASRAAVAIDNARRFTQQQQAAFTLQSSLLPRAVPDQSAVEVALRYLPASAAPGLGGDWFDVIPLSGARVALVVGDVVGRGIHAAATMGRLRTAVHTLASLDLEPDEVLSRLDDLVGLLAAEQEAVGERPVGEQVVGATCLYAVYDPVSRLCSMARAGHPPPVVTAPGGQAAPLDLPAGPPLGLGGLPFEAQETELAEGSLLCLYTNGLVGERHIDADIGLTRLCAALGRPAEALERTCQAVVDSLVPSRPTDDVALLIARTRMLPPDDVASWRLPPEPASAALARELTSAKLTEWGLEHLAFTTELIASELVTNVYRYAGGPATLRLIRERSLVCEVSDTSHTSPHLRRARSTDEGGRGLFLVAQLSERWGTRYSREGKTVWTEQPLTGAFT, from the coding sequence GTGCAGAAGCGGACGAGCGAGCCCGGCGCGAGCCACGACGATCCGTTCGCCCCGCACCTCGCCGCCCTGGCGGTGCTCGACGACGGGGGAGCCGTGGTCGGCTGGAGCCGGCGGGCCGAGGAGCTGCTGGGCCATCCGGGTACGGCCGTGATCGGCCGTCCGGCCTGCGAGGTGCTCGTGGATCCGCAGGACCTGCCGGGTGTCCGGGAGGCCGCGGCGGACTGCAGGAGAGCCGGCGGCTGGTCCGGGATGCTCACGGTGCGGCACCGAAACGGACGGCTCGTGGAGCTGGGACTCCGGGCCCAGGCGCTGACCCGCGACGACCGGGTCCGTGAGTGGCTTCTCGCCGGGGCCCCCGCGGCCGACGTCCTGGAGTGGCAGAGGGACAGCGCCGTACTCGACGGACTGTACCGCCGCTGCCCGATCGGCCTGGTCGTCCACGGCCCCGACCTGAGGATTCTCCGCGTCAACCGGGCCATCGAACGCTTCACCGGCGTCCCGGCGGCGGAGTTCAGGGGTCTGCCCACCGGGCACATGCTCCTGCCCGACGACGCGCGCAGGGCCGTGGACCGGGTACGCCACGTCATCGACACCGGCAAACCGCTGATCTACTCCGAGCAGTTCGCCCGCCTGGAGCGGGATCCGGCCCGGGAGCGGGTCGCCATGGTGTCGTCGTTCCGCATGGAGGACCCCTCCGGCCGCATCCTGGGCGTGGCCGAGATGATCGAGGACATCACCGAACGCCACCGGGCCCAGCGTCGGCTCGCACTCCTCGACCAGGCCGGCAGCCGTATCGGAACCACCCTCGACGTGGCCGAGACCGCGCGGGAACTGGCCGAGGTGATGGTGCCTCATCTCGCCGACCACGCGTCGGTGGACCTGCTGCAGCCGGTGACGCGGGGTGAGGAACCGGCGCGGGCCCTGGCCGGGCCCGTGGTACGCGTGGGGACCTGCGGTGTCGGCGCCCAGCAGGCCGGCCCGCCCCACCCCCAGGGCGAGCCCGTCGAGTTCGGGTCCGGCACGCCGCAGGCCACGTGCCTGGCCGAGGGGCGGCCCGTGCTGGAACCGGTGCTCCCGCCCGACTGGTTCTCCAGCGAGGGCCACGAGGGGGCCCACGCTCCGGACCTGGGCGTCCATTCGCTGATCGTGGTCCCTCTGGCCGCACGTGGCCTGGTGCTGGGCGTGATGACCCTGTGGCGTTCGCGGCGCCCCGACCCCTTCGAGCCGGACGATCTCACCCTCGCCCAGGAACTCGCCTCGCGCGCCGCCGTCGCCATCGACAACGCCCGGCGCTTCACCCAGCAGCAGCAGGCCGCGTTCACCCTGCAGAGCAGCCTGCTGCCCCGGGCGGTTCCGGACCAGTCGGCCGTCGAGGTGGCCCTGCGGTACCTGCCGGCCAGCGCGGCGCCGGGCCTGGGCGGCGACTGGTTCGACGTCATCCCGCTGTCCGGGGCCCGGGTCGCCCTCGTCGTCGGCGACGTGGTGGGACGCGGCATCCACGCCGCCGCCACCATGGGCCGGCTGCGCACTGCCGTCCACACGCTGGCCAGCCTCGACCTGGAGCCGGACGAGGTCCTGTCCCGGCTGGACGACCTGGTCGGCCTGCTGGCGGCCGAGCAGGAAGCGGTGGGCGAACGGCCCGTGGGCGAGCAGGTCGTCGGCGCCACCTGCCTGTACGCCGTGTACGACCCGGTCTCCCGGCTGTGCTCCATGGCCCGCGCCGGCCACCCGCCGCCGGTGGTGACCGCTCCCGGCGGACAGGCCGCCCCGCTGGACCTGCCCGCCGGCCCGCCGCTCGGCCTGGGCGGGCTGCCGTTCGAGGCGCAGGAGACCGAACTCGCCGAGGGGAGCCTGCTGTGCCTGTACACCAACGGACTCGTCGGCGAACGCCACATCGACGCCGACATCGGCCTGACCAGGCTGTGCGCAGCACTCGGCCGTCCTGCGGAGGCCCTCGAACGGACCTGCCAGGCGGTGGTCGACTCGCTCGTGCCCTCGCGCCCCACCGACGACGTCGCCCTGCTGATCGCGCGCACCCGCATGCTGCCCCCGGACGACGTCGCCTCCTGGAGGCTGCCGCCGGAGCCGGCCAGCGCCGCCCTGGCCCGGGAACTGACCTCGGCCAAGCTGACCGAATGGGGCCTGGAGCACCTGGCGTTCACCACCGAGCTGATCGCCAGCGAACTGGTCACCAACGTCTACCGGTACGCCGGCGGCCCCGCGACCCTGCGGCTGATCCGTGAACGGTCCCTGGTGTGCGAGGTCAGCGACACCAGCCACACCTCACCCCACCTGCGCCGCGCCCGCAGCACCGACGAGGGCGGGCGCGGCCTGTTCCTGGTGGCCCAGCTGTCCGAACGCTGGGGCACCCGCTACTCGCGCGAGGGCAAGACGGTGTGGACCGAGCAGCCGCTGACCGGCGCGTTCACCTGA
- a CDS encoding cytochrome c oxidase assembly protein: protein MDHHHLPGQPAGHGLVECLPPALVLTAAAGAYLLLARRARRRNPALGWSRWRTAGFLSGTVLLAVALLPPVAPFAHEDFRGHMAQHMVIGMYALLAFVLAAPVTLLLRTLPAPRARQLTAVLHSPPARVITHPAVALALSTGSLAVLYFTPVYGATTGDPAAHRLLHTHFLLSRCLFAHVIAGPDPAPSRPGVPDRLVCLGVAIAAHAVIAQLMYGGFWVDIHVPVDQVQAGAEIMYYGGDIAELLLAAALVATWRPGPRRTARRAAAAPRRASSAV, encoded by the coding sequence ATGGACCACCATCACCTGCCCGGGCAGCCCGCGGGACACGGCCTCGTGGAGTGCCTGCCGCCCGCGCTCGTCCTGACGGCCGCCGCCGGCGCCTACCTGCTGCTCGCCCGCCGGGCGCGCCGCCGCAATCCGGCCCTGGGCTGGAGCCGGTGGCGGACCGCCGGATTCCTGAGCGGGACCGTCCTGCTCGCCGTCGCACTGCTGCCGCCGGTGGCCCCGTTCGCCCACGAGGACTTCCGCGGACACATGGCCCAGCACATGGTCATCGGCATGTACGCGCTCCTCGCGTTCGTCCTCGCGGCCCCCGTCACCCTCCTGCTGCGCACGCTGCCCGCACCCCGGGCGCGGCAGCTGACCGCGGTGCTGCACAGCCCGCCCGCCCGCGTCATCACCCACCCGGCGGTGGCGCTCGCGCTGTCCACGGGCAGCCTCGCGGTGCTCTACTTCACCCCTGTCTACGGCGCGACCACGGGCGACCCGGCGGCGCACCGGCTGCTGCACACGCACTTCCTGCTCTCCCGATGCCTGTTCGCCCACGTCATCGCCGGACCCGACCCCGCGCCCTCCCGCCCCGGCGTGCCCGACCGGCTGGTCTGCCTCGGTGTCGCCATCGCGGCGCACGCGGTGATCGCCCAGCTGATGTACGGCGGCTTCTGGGTGGACATCCACGTACCCGTCGACCAGGTGCAGGCAGGCGCGGAGATCATGTACTACGGCGGTGACATCGCCGAACTCCTGCTGGCCGCCGCCCTGGTCGCCACCTGGCGCCCCGGCCCCCGCCGTACGGCACGCCGGGCGGCCGCCGCTCCCCGGCGGGCATCGTCCGCCGTCTGA
- a CDS encoding DUF2243 domain-containing protein, whose translation MATTTGEARACPQPRSIRLPGIVLGVGLGGFVDGILLHQLLQWHHMLTSTNHDRIGVKYHDPHTVSGLEMNTVWDGVFHTVCWIAVLTGLAILYSRVTHHRRAVWTSRVLWGWILAGWGLFNLAEGVLDHQILGIHHVHGGPYQAWWDAGFLVLGGLLVIGGLLLQRSGRPFGPAHPAGRHETRRS comes from the coding sequence ATGGCCACCACGACGGGCGAGGCGCGGGCCTGCCCGCAGCCGCGGAGCATCCGGCTGCCGGGCATCGTGCTCGGCGTGGGGCTGGGCGGCTTCGTCGATGGCATCCTGCTGCACCAGCTGCTCCAGTGGCACCACATGCTCACCAGCACCAACCATGATCGCATCGGGGTGAAGTACCACGACCCCCACACGGTGTCCGGGCTGGAGATGAACACCGTGTGGGACGGCGTCTTCCACACCGTGTGCTGGATCGCCGTACTCACCGGCCTGGCGATCCTGTACTCCCGGGTCACGCACCACCGGCGCGCGGTGTGGACCTCGCGCGTGCTGTGGGGCTGGATCCTGGCCGGCTGGGGCCTGTTCAATCTGGCCGAGGGCGTCCTCGACCACCAGATCCTGGGCATCCACCACGTCCACGGCGGCCCGTACCAGGCATGGTGGGACGCCGGATTCCTCGTGCTGGGCGGGCTGCTGGTGATCGGCGGCCTCCTGCTGCAGCGCAGCGGCCGGCCCTTCGGCCCGGCCCACCCCGCCGGCCGGCACGAGACCCGGCGCTCCTGA
- a CDS encoding Na+/H+ antiporter — MTGLIVVLLLVILATAVAAGARRWSLPAPSLLVIAGVVVGLMPWVPEVRLAPHVISVLVLPPLLYASAGEISVRDLRTVWRPVSVLVFGLVLASAVGVAYVAAAITPLASAAALILGAVLASTDPVAVTALGRRLALPPRVQALVQAESLFNDATSLVLYKVAVATAVTGSAISVPGTALQFLLLAGGGALMGAAVATVVTLVRRRTDDLMLETVIALVTPYASYVIAEQSHTSGVTAVIVSGVVLGSTGHKLSDASVRLQVHTVYDTVSFLLESVVFALIGLELPSAVRHLAPDEHGWPLWVPVIAFTLLAIRLLWIFPLSALIHHRHSLGDNRLSWRVPAVLSWAGTRGVMPLAAALSIPLVTHTGAPLPHRALILTLTTGTVALTLVFQGFTLAPVVRRSGIALEPEHTAREEARTRRRIAAAALEELKQVGDPEELAELGAAAQAALKQARRHLEARIHQVEDAHYSDPDARPADAYREIRRTLIAIEAAELQHLYEANKISNATRRRIQHELDLEEASLRPRD, encoded by the coding sequence ATGACCGGCCTGATCGTCGTCCTGCTGCTCGTCATCCTGGCCACGGCGGTGGCGGCCGGAGCCCGGCGCTGGAGCCTGCCCGCCCCGTCACTTCTCGTGATCGCCGGTGTGGTCGTGGGACTGATGCCGTGGGTCCCCGAGGTGCGGCTGGCGCCTCATGTGATCAGCGTGCTGGTGCTGCCACCCCTGCTGTACGCCTCGGCCGGGGAGATCTCCGTCCGTGACCTGCGCACCGTGTGGAGGCCCGTGAGCGTTCTGGTCTTCGGCCTGGTCCTCGCCTCCGCCGTCGGCGTCGCGTACGTGGCCGCCGCGATCACTCCGCTCGCCTCCGCGGCCGCGCTCATCCTCGGCGCCGTCCTGGCCAGCACCGACCCGGTGGCCGTCACCGCGCTCGGCCGGCGTCTGGCGCTGCCGCCGCGCGTGCAGGCCCTGGTGCAGGCGGAAAGCCTGTTCAACGACGCCACCTCGCTGGTCCTGTACAAGGTCGCCGTGGCGACCGCGGTGACCGGCAGCGCCATCAGCGTGCCCGGGACCGCCCTGCAGTTCCTGCTGCTCGCAGGCGGGGGAGCCCTCATGGGTGCGGCGGTCGCCACCGTGGTGACCCTGGTCCGCAGACGGACCGACGACCTGATGCTGGAGACCGTCATCGCACTGGTCACCCCCTACGCCTCCTACGTCATCGCGGAGCAGTCGCACACCTCGGGCGTGACCGCCGTCATCGTGTCCGGGGTCGTCCTCGGCAGCACCGGCCACAAGCTCAGCGACGCCTCCGTCCGCCTCCAGGTCCACACCGTCTACGACACCGTGAGCTTCCTGCTGGAGAGCGTCGTCTTCGCCCTGATCGGCCTCGAGCTGCCCTCGGCCGTCCGCCATCTCGCGCCCGATGAGCACGGCTGGCCGCTGTGGGTGCCGGTGATCGCCTTCACCCTGCTGGCGATCCGGCTGCTGTGGATCTTCCCGCTGTCCGCCCTGATCCATCACCGGCACAGCCTGGGCGACAACCGCCTGTCCTGGCGCGTTCCGGCCGTCCTGTCCTGGGCGGGCACCCGGGGTGTCATGCCGCTGGCCGCCGCGCTGTCCATCCCGCTGGTCACGCACACGGGCGCGCCGCTGCCGCACCGGGCCCTCATTCTCACGCTGACCACCGGGACCGTCGCGCTCACACTCGTCTTCCAGGGGTTCACCCTTGCTCCTGTCGTCCGCCGCTCCGGCATCGCCCTGGAACCGGAGCACACCGCCCGCGAGGAGGCGCGGACCCGCCGGCGCATCGCCGCTGCCGCTCTCGAAGAGCTCAAGCAGGTCGGCGATCCGGAGGAGCTCGCCGAGCTGGGCGCCGCCGCGCAGGCCGCGTTGAAACAGGCCCGGCGCCATCTGGAAGCGCGCATCCACCAAGTGGAAGACGCCCACTACAGCGACCCGGACGCGCGTCCTGCCGACGCCTACCGCGAGATCCGCCGGACCCTCATCGCGATCGAGGCGGCCGAGCTGCAGCACCTCTACGAAGCGAACAAGATCAGCAACGCCACCCGGCGCCGTATCCAGCACGAACTCGACCTCGAAGAGGCCAGCCTCCGCCCCCGCGACTGA
- a CDS encoding SDR family NAD(P)-dependent oxidoreductase produces MSVRDPDAGRAAAADQGVATAGDAAGGDAPLAGCAALVTGASSGIGAATALSLALQGAAVAVVARRAGRLEDLAAVIRDRGGSCRVLTADLRDAAQARRAVEDAVECLDRLDVLVNNAGYVAMGTIEEGDPAEWERMVGLNLTAVLHLSQAALPHLLRAAADGPRGVADLVNVSSVGGRVVRRNNGVYSATKHAVGAFSEALRQEVTGRGIRVGLIEPGLTATEMAAGPGAAAARGVPPSDWLTAEDIARAITFVVTQPRHVAVNEIMVRPTAQEH; encoded by the coding sequence ATGAGTGTGAGGGATCCGGACGCCGGGCGCGCGGCAGCTGCGGATCAGGGCGTTGCGACGGCAGGCGACGCCGCCGGCGGCGACGCCCCCTTGGCGGGGTGCGCGGCGCTGGTGACGGGCGCGTCCAGCGGCATCGGTGCGGCCACGGCCCTGTCGCTCGCCCTGCAGGGCGCCGCCGTGGCGGTGGTCGCCCGCCGTGCCGGGCGGCTGGAGGACCTGGCCGCGGTGATCCGCGACCGGGGCGGCTCGTGCCGGGTGCTCACAGCCGACCTCCGGGACGCGGCGCAGGCACGCCGGGCCGTCGAGGACGCCGTGGAGTGCTTGGACCGGTTGGACGTGCTGGTGAACAACGCCGGTTACGTGGCCATGGGCACGATCGAGGAGGGCGACCCGGCCGAGTGGGAACGGATGGTCGGTCTCAACCTCACCGCCGTCCTGCACCTGTCGCAGGCGGCCCTGCCGCACCTGCTCCGCGCGGCGGCGGACGGCCCGCGCGGGGTCGCCGATCTCGTGAACGTCAGCTCGGTCGGCGGCCGGGTGGTGCGCAGGAACAACGGTGTCTACTCGGCGACCAAGCACGCGGTGGGGGCGTTCAGCGAGGCCCTGCGCCAGGAGGTGACCGGAAGAGGCATCCGGGTGGGGCTGATCGAGCCGGGCCTGACGGCGACGGAGATGGCGGCCGGCCCCGGAGCCGCTGCCGCCCGGGGCGTGCCGCCGAGCGACTGGCTGACCGCCGAGGACATCGCCCGCGCCATCACCTTCGTGGTCACTCAGCCCCGGCATGTCGCGGTCAACGAGATCATGGTCCGCCCCACAGCCCAGGAACACTGA